A window of the Gemmatimonadota bacterium genome harbors these coding sequences:
- a CDS encoding 1-acyl-sn-glycerol-3-phosphate acyltransferase → MKLRGYLAITVVCGGILLCDPVQRFLIVPWVWLFPSSRDRVLIAWANWLTWMVMAPLSWIGGASIPEPAKVPSGPGVLILMNHQSLIDIPLVVRCVENGYPRIVTRRRYARWIPLVSHVLKLYQFPLVDPGATAGQTRRMLRELQEAARTSEVPVMIFPEGTRTKDGEIGPFMTTGLRLILRSRPWRVYVFVVDGYSGHPKLSDFLGGMAQLEGRIDLVGELEWSDPKGDHEAFTDEIRQLMVDHLAEMRGAQVA, encoded by the coding sequence TTGAAGCTCCGCGGCTACCTCGCCATCACCGTCGTTTGCGGGGGCATCCTGCTCTGCGATCCGGTCCAGCGTTTCTTGATCGTTCCTTGGGTTTGGCTTTTCCCCTCGAGTCGCGACCGCGTTCTCATTGCCTGGGCCAATTGGCTCACTTGGATGGTAATGGCGCCGTTGTCCTGGATCGGTGGGGCTTCGATCCCCGAGCCGGCCAAAGTGCCCTCCGGGCCGGGGGTTCTGATCCTGATGAACCACCAGTCGCTCATCGACATCCCGCTGGTGGTGAGGTGCGTCGAAAACGGATATCCTCGCATTGTGACCCGCCGCCGCTATGCGCGGTGGATCCCTCTAGTCTCGCATGTGCTCAAGCTATATCAATTCCCGCTGGTGGACCCCGGGGCAACGGCGGGTCAGACCCGCCGCATGTTGAGAGAACTCCAGGAAGCGGCACGTACGTCGGAGGTGCCGGTGATGATCTTCCCGGAGGGGACTCGGACCAAGGACGGCGAGATCGGTCCGTTCATGACCACCGGTCTACGGTTGATCCTGAGGTCTCGTCCCTGGCGGGTGTACGTCTTCGTCGTGGACGGGTATTCGGGACATCCCAAGCTCTCCGATTTCTTAGGTGGCATGGCCCAACTCGAGGGGCGGATCGATCTAGTGGGCGAGCTCGAATGGTCCGATCCGAAGGGCGATCACGAGGCGTTCACCGACGAGATCCGACAGTTGATGGTCGATCATCTCGCCGAGATGCGGGGGGCTCAGGTGGCGTGA
- a CDS encoding CDP-alcohol phosphatidyltransferase family protein, translating into MTPDLTVLLGVLGLALATMPVYAMSTARATADPHEVVDRGGFVLGGFVRSWFYWFIGPLVRFSLALKISPAFFNLLGVAFGIGAGVAFATGHVTLGGWGVLLGGAADVFDGRIARARDMANERGAFLDSTLDRFAEVGAFVGLAVLFRESALALTLVVSALGGSLLVSYARARGESAGVLCKVGIMQRAERLLLVGFAALFDPTVTLLMGWDSGTLLIGVLGLVAIGTLGTAIYRTAWIAQRLS; encoded by the coding sequence GTGACCCCGGACCTCACCGTCCTGCTCGGTGTGCTCGGGCTCGCTCTCGCCACGATGCCCGTGTACGCGATGAGCACCGCCCGCGCCACCGCGGATCCGCACGAGGTGGTTGATCGCGGCGGCTTCGTGCTCGGGGGCTTCGTGCGCAGCTGGTTCTATTGGTTCATCGGGCCCCTGGTGCGGTTTTCCCTCGCGCTGAAGATCTCCCCCGCGTTCTTCAACCTGCTCGGCGTCGCGTTCGGGATCGGGGCCGGCGTCGCGTTCGCGACGGGTCACGTGACCCTCGGCGGTTGGGGCGTGCTGCTCGGGGGGGCGGCAGATGTGTTCGACGGACGCATCGCGCGGGCGCGTGACATGGCGAACGAACGCGGAGCCTTCCTCGATTCCACTCTCGATCGCTTTGCCGAAGTCGGCGCCTTCGTCGGACTGGCCGTGCTCTTCCGGGAGTCGGCCCTGGCGCTGACGCTGGTCGTGTCGGCTCTAGGAGGCTCCCTGCTGGTCAGTTATGCGCGGGCGCGCGGGGAGAGCGCGGGCGTCCTGTGCAAAGTGGGCATCATGCAGAGAGCGGAACGGCTGCTCCTCGTCGGATTCGCCGCGCTGTTCGACCCCACGGTGACGCTGTTGATGGGGTGGGACTCCGGCACGCTGCTGATCGGGGTCCTGGGCCTCGTCGCGATCGGCACTCTGGGCACGGCCATCTACAGGACTGCGTGGATCGCACAGAGACTGTCGTAA
- a CDS encoding cytochrome c, with product MRSIKAPWLSAIGLALPVVAILTFTSPARAEAQQGAAEMSQVTFTRDIAPILQRSCVRCHRPGGVAPMSLVEYEDVQPHAMRIMRRTGIRDRMGAMPPWYVEKDIGIQHFKDDPSLSTEEIAAIASWARSGTPMGDPADMPAPLVFDDAVGWTLGEPDLIVSTEEFLVKSDAPDWWGDIQSVPTGLTEDRYVASVEVREINDVGENSPSDRETVGGLYVFHHMVYSTRVLDDPTARGVTWPVHEVGRNADIFDPEGARLLKAGSSLVSNSTHVHSNGTDTRAHLEVGFRFHPKDYEPKYRSANFFLGSGSDIDIKAGEKDQELHAYTVLQRHTKIVTFEPHLHAPGDRMCLEAIWGFNVETLSCVGYDHNWVRGYTFEDDYQPLLPKGTILHIIGYMDNTDQNRNIPDARNWQGAGNRSVANMFIDLGMRLSMNDEQFQQEMADRRERLKLTINDHVIGCPLCLVIPQPSR from the coding sequence ATGCGCTCTATAAAGGCCCCATGGCTGTCGGCGATCGGGTTGGCTCTTCCGGTCGTCGCGATCCTTACGTTCACGTCACCCGCGCGCGCCGAAGCGCAGCAAGGCGCTGCCGAGATGAGTCAGGTGACGTTCACGCGGGACATCGCGCCGATCCTGCAGCGGAGCTGCGTACGCTGTCACCGACCCGGTGGGGTGGCGCCTATGTCGCTCGTCGAGTACGAGGACGTGCAGCCGCACGCGATGCGGATCATGCGGCGGACAGGCATCCGCGACCGGATGGGCGCGATGCCGCCGTGGTATGTCGAGAAGGACATCGGCATCCAACACTTCAAGGACGATCCGTCGTTGAGCACCGAAGAGATCGCGGCGATCGCGTCCTGGGCTCGCAGCGGCACGCCAATGGGGGATCCGGCCGACATGCCGGCTCCGTTGGTGTTCGACGACGCCGTCGGTTGGACCCTGGGTGAGCCAGACCTGATCGTCTCGACGGAAGAGTTCCTCGTCAAAAGCGACGCGCCCGACTGGTGGGGCGACATCCAAAGCGTTCCGACCGGGCTCACCGAAGACCGGTATGTGGCCTCGGTCGAGGTCAGGGAAATCAATGACGTCGGTGAGAATAGCCCGAGCGACCGCGAGACGGTCGGCGGCCTATACGTCTTCCACCACATGGTTTACAGCACACGGGTTCTCGACGATCCCACCGCGCGCGGGGTCACCTGGCCGGTGCACGAGGTCGGTCGCAACGCCGACATCTTCGACCCCGAAGGGGCACGGCTCCTCAAGGCGGGCTCGAGCCTCGTTTCGAACTCGACCCACGTGCATTCGAACGGGACCGATACACGAGCTCATCTCGAGGTTGGCTTCAGGTTCCATCCGAAGGACTACGAGCCGAAGTACCGGTCGGCCAACTTCTTCCTCGGCAGCGGCTCGGACATCGACATCAAGGCCGGCGAGAAGGACCAGGAGCTGCACGCGTACACCGTGCTCCAGCGGCACACGAAGATCGTCACGTTCGAGCCACACCTGCACGCGCCGGGGGACCGGATGTGCCTGGAGGCGATCTGGGGCTTCAACGTCGAGACGCTGTCCTGCGTTGGTTACGACCACAACTGGGTCCGGGGCTACACCTTCGAAGACGACTACCAACCCTTGCTGCCGAAGGGGACGATCCTGCACATCATCGGGTACATGGACAACACCGATCAGAACCGGAATATCCCCGACGCCAGGAACTGGCAGGGCGCGGGCAACCGCTCGGTAGCGAACATGTTCATCGACTTGGGAATGCGTTTGTCGATGAATGACGAGCAGTTCCAACAGGAAATGGCGGACCGGAGGGAGAGGCTCAAGCTGACCATCAACGATCACGTCATCGGTTGCCCGCTGTGTCTCGTGATTCCCCAGCCTTCTCGATGA